From the genome of Nicotiana tabacum cultivar K326 chromosome 17, ASM71507v2, whole genome shotgun sequence:
TGCCCTCCTTGCATAACAATACACGCATACAAACACCCACATATGTGAACGCAAAAGAGAAAATGCAATCAGACTTATCGTTCGACAATTTATAGTACAATGAACGTTCTTATCCTCTCAAAGGATTACAACTCTGCTAAGAGATAAAGAGGAGTAGAAAAGGAGGGGTGAGATATACTTCAGCTACTTACTATTTGGATGGAACATCCTGGACATAAAGTACACTTTTGGTGGCCTGTTAGGATAATCCTCAGTAAATTGAAGTGTCAGCTTAAACGTGCCTGTAAGCAAACAATATCACCAAACAATCAAAGTTAGGGAAGAAGGATATTTAACTTAGGAAAGGACACTGGTTATGCACCCACTACCAATTCTAGAAAACCTTCTTCACTGGGAGGATAAAACAAGAAAATTTCAGCATTGAAGGCACAAAGCAAATTGCCTACAAAGACTCCTGAATTACAATTCTGCAACTCAAACTGGACCATATCGACACAAGAAATCTTCACTGATGCAACTAACTTTCTGATATAAAACATATAGGGGCACCATATTTGTTCATACAATTGCCAAGGCATAAATAAGTCTCATGAGGCATAGGTACGACGGAGTGATATCCAAACAAAAGGTATTCATGAGCAACATTGCCTCACCTCCATCCCAGGGAGTGTCATCGGGGCTGCATTTCAAGGAAAGAAAAGCTATAAGTACAAATATACTGCTGTTTGGGCAGGGAGCAATCAGTTTCAAATTCCAATTAGTTATGGTACCATGATTTTCAATCAATTCCAAATGTCATACCCGAATATAACAGCATTCCATAGCATTATATTGTTGCCATAAGGTGCACCATTGATGCCTAGAGGAGGATCGTGCACTAACCGCTTGAAATCCGTCATCAATCTTTTCCTCGCTGGTGTTGACATCCTCACTGCCTAATTAAGAAATCACAATTCAAGTAAACACAAAACTCAATAAAGAGCCTTATTGTCCATGATTACTAAGGCAGCTAAAACATATCGAACTTTAGACCAAAGCCCTGGAGGCAGTA
Proteins encoded in this window:
- the LOC107775817 gene encoding ubiquitin-conjugating enzyme E2 2-like isoform X2, whose protein sequence is MSTPARKRLMTDFKRLVHDPPLGINGAPYGNNIMLWNAVIFGPDDTPWDGGTFKLTLQFTEDYPNRPPKVYFMSRMFHPNIYADGSISLDILQNEWRPIYDVAAILISIQKQHSCLARTSANTTGGCMK
- the LOC107775817 gene encoding ubiquitin-conjugating enzyme E2 2-like isoform X1, producing the protein MSTPARKRLMTDFKRLVHDPPLGINGAPYGNNIMLWNAVIFGPDDTPWDGGTFKLTLQFTEDYPNRPPKVYFMSRMFHPNIYADGSISLDILQNEWRPIYDVAAILISIQSLLCDPNTNSAANAEAAQLFSENKCEYNRRVHEIVEQSWTADCLCC